A section of the Rhizophagus irregularis chromosome 16, complete sequence genome encodes:
- a CDS encoding uncharacterized protein (SECRETED:cutsite_AQG-KY; SECRETED:prob_0.6594); SECRETED:SignalP(1-28), which translates to MTIIHKIMIKAILILFSILTFFIMRAQGKYLTTFTIVAHTTGNNFYPEPNCLTAKDGTFVELLWVENGNNTITTNAGSFGDYNCNQSFILNIFKERERTNDTSITTPQLLKFNNNTKFNYELYYKCDLEKIMIILIKKTYPRIINILVFYK; encoded by the exons atgacaattattcataaaattatgataaaggcTATTTTGATCTTATTCTCTattctaacattttttatcatgCGAGCACAAGGAAAATACTTAACCACATTTACCATCGTCGCACATACAACgggtaataatttttatcctGAACCAAATTGTCTTACTGCCAAGGATGGAACATTTGTTGAATTAC TGTGGgttgaaaatggaaataatacAATCACCACCAATGCGGGATCTTTTGGTGATTATAATTGTAACCAGAGCT ttATATTGAACATTTTTAAGGAGAGAGAAAGAACAAACGATACATCAATTACAACGCCacaactattaaaatttaataacaatactaaatttaattatgaattatattacAAGTGTGATCTTGA aaaaatcatgataatactaataaaaaaaacatatccaagaatcatcaatatattagttttttataagtaa